CATTCCGCTTCCGCATGTCGTCCGCCGTCGTGGCAGGATCTCCAAATCACCGTTGGCGGGTTtgcccgccgccggcctcccgcctcttcctcctcgtcgACATCGTCTCCTTCGTGTTCGCAGTGTTGATAGAGGTAGGTTCGTGTAGACGCAAGCGCGGCCGTCTCCGTCGCCGGAGGACAGGAAGATAAACCACCTTTTCAGAGGATCTTTTGCAAAAAGTTTAATcgcgcgattattaatcgcgatccataATCGTGATCCAATTGAGAAGGCTGCTCAACGGATTCCGCTCCAGCGAAGCCAGTGATGCAATGGCCAAGGGCCGCCATTCCATGCCCACGGTGCGGCGGATCTGGCGGAGGAGATGAGGAGGAGCACCGGCACACggagccggcgccggcgcccggtgAGGACAGCGGCACGTAAGCTGGAGGACCGTGAGGTCTTGCCGCCGGCCatggaggagggaggaggcgatCGGTTGCAGTTTCTGCCCCTCTCTGGTTTCGAGACTAGGAGTTCAGCTTATGCTAACAACAAAGATGGGTCATGTGATCCCTCTTGATTGTCAAAATATTGGGAGGGTTTGATCAAGATCAACAGCCGATTATTTGCTTTAAATGCAAGGGCGGTGACACCAAATAGTTTTGGATTCTCACGTTCTCGAAAAAAGGTTTTGGATTGTGCATAGATGTCGCTGGCACAAAGCATCATGTGATTGCAAGTAGTTCCTCACCCTCGTGCTGCAGATGCATgatcttttttctttttatttacAGTGGATGGGTGTCATTGCAAAATGTTCAGAAATGAAAAGGGAACATCAGTGCATCTGCAGCACTGTTCTCCCTCTTCATTGCACTGATTGATGTATGTCTTTGCATTTTATTTACATCTTTTTTTTGACACGGTAGATCAGATGTGTTAACACCCATGGATGGGCGCATTGCAAAATGTTCGGAAATGAAGAGGTAACATCAATCAGTGCTCGCCGAAGAGCTTGGTTCAGGAAATGAAGGCGCATGTTCAGAGGGTTTACAAACAGGATAGTCCGCTCTACATACGACTACAAGATTTTCTTTTCGAAAGGAAGAGCAAATTCCATTAAACCTTGGACGTAGCAGAATTTACAAGTATTTAAAGACTGCCGGCATGAAAAAGCACCCTCTGCACCAGCATGGAATGATTAAACACGCAAGGGAGAACAGAACCAACAGTCTTTCATCCTCGTAAGCTCCGAGAAAATTTTCATTGCCTTGCAATATCAATCAAAGACAATCCAAGTTACTACTCAAATAAGCCATTGTGCCTACAAAAACTTTGAAGTTCGGTCATGACATGCTTAAGCTTAACAATCAAAAAGTACTCGCTGTTGTCACAATTGGTCCTTCTGAACGACACCGATCACTAAACCAAATGAGGGGAAAGGTGGTTCTTGACTTTGAGCAGAACTGACACTACGGCTACTACAGTCAGTCTCGCCAAAGCAGCGCCCATGTTTTGAGGGGCTTCAGTCGCAAATATCAGAACTGCCCCATCTCCTGTAGCCACTCAGATTTTGACAATAATGTACTCGTCTAAGGTTCCAAACACTTCACCAGCAATGCTACCTCAGGACCTGTTCTTCGGGGGTTTGACCTTGTATATGCGCACTATCCAGTTTGAAGTTGTAAACGCCTCTTCCAAGTATTCAAGCTTTATATCTTTGTTGCCAATCTCCACTCCTCGTACACGATCATATCTGCATTGTGACCAGAAAAAAAAGGcaaaagaggaagagagaaatATGAGTAGAACTCCCAAATCCATTAGTAGCTAGTCTAATTATCTTGGTCATCTGAAAAATACTTGTGTCATCAATGTGTAAGCTGTAAGGAGCAAGCACTTCTAGCCTATATGACAAAAGTCAACAATCCCTACAGGATGATGAATTATATACAGTTATTTCTGAAATATCAAAAGTATTGGCATCTTCTTAGACTGTAAGACAATCTTGAAGGAATACAAGAATGCTCCACACAACGTAAAGACATACCCTGGAGGTTTTCCATATTCTGTGGTAAGTTCTCCAAATCGGTAGTAACAAAGCTTGTACCTGCCAAACAGAGGTTATGGTAAAGCACAGAAGAAACGAATAACAGTAGCATGGATTTAGAAAGACAACATGACAAATTGAATATTTCCAGAGATAACATTtggaaataaataaaaaaggCAGCTTCCAGTAACTAATATTCCTTACAAAAATCTAATAAAAATACAGGTATGGGCAGCAAAAATAAAACACACCATTTCAACTTAAGTTTGACTACCATGCCCTTACCACAACAAGCCAAAATAAGGCATCTTCTACAGTTATGAGATCAAACATAATTTCCTTATAAAGACATTGAAATGCTATCTCCCCATTAACAAACTTTGACCATGATGTTGATACTACAGATATGCCAGCTTGACACAAGAAGTCATATATTCACGAAAAGCATCAGCTATGATTGGGCAAGAATGAGAGTAAGCAATACATACAGTAAAGTTCACCAAGCAAATTGTTCGCTTATTGAAATTTATCAAGTAATTTCTTTAATAGGAAATGTTTCACTTATCACGCAGAAATGTCCTTTGCTTGTCAATATATCGAGAACTTACATTAGGCAGTTCAACATTTTTGGTGCTGCACCCTTATCAACACGATATTCCCCGTTAACAAGGTAATCAGGCTCTTTGATTACAGGAAAAACACCTCCCCCAATACGCACCATCCATAAGAACCTGGAAAAGAGAAGCTAAGTAAGATAAGGTGTCCCTCACAAAAGAAAATGTAACTGTTTTGCAGTTCACTCATCAAATACAAGGCCTTTCCAACTGCATCACGGTTAAGTAGATTAGCTTACTTATTAATGTCATCTGAAGAATAGCCAGTAACACCTCCAAATACAACAAGCACATAATTCACGTCCAGTGACTGCATAATCTCAtatgcttcatcttcataagaAGACATTGCACGTCCAACAGTAGCTATGTGTGTGTTATTCCATGTGTTGTTGTCAACGATAACAGTTCTGTTACCCATGGCTGTAATTTGGTACCCATAATCCCACCAAGACATGATCTTGGCATCAGGAGGAGTGTTCTGACGAAGCCAATAGTATGCCTCACGATAATCATCAAAGATGACTCTTCCACCATTATGACCCCTTGCGGCCAAAACTATGGATGGAGAAGAATAAGCCTCAGATGTCACCCAAGTGCAGTGTATGGCATACCTACTGAGCAAGTAAAAGGCACCCAGAAGAAGAGCAATAGCTGCGTTATGTTGGAATGGCAAAGATTGATCAACCGCTCCCTGTTTACACATGAACCCCCAAGTCATTTCAAATTTCAATACATAAATAAATTTATTCAGTAAATCACATTGAAGAAAGATCAAATTTGAGTTGTGGCAACAATGTAAACACCTTTTTTCCTGTTAAAATATTTCATCTTTGCAAGTCCTGAATCAAGTACAATGATGACTTAAAACAATAGGGATGCAAGTTAAGGTGGTGACCGAGAACTGCCCATTGGGTATCCATTTGCATACCAACCAGTGACCCTTTAAGACCCATCAGTTTCAACAGTATGTTAAAGTATGAATTAGCTTTCCACCTTTTTTAAAAAGAAGGTAAAATGTCAAAACAGGAATTGTACAAGCAGTCAACAACTTGATCGCTATCTAAAGGGCTGAGCCTTTTAACAAACTCACTACTTAGATTTGCAGCTGGACTACAATAGCTTCGACATAATGCGAATAAGATAAAAGGGGAATAGAGTACCTTTGCAGCTGCCTTTGAGCCAGTTGTTTTTCCAGAAGTAGCCTGGGGACTTTTGCTCTTTGTCCGGATCAAGGTGGTCAGATTTTTAATTGTAGCAGATGCAGCAATGGCACTGATAAGGCAAACAGCTGGTGCTGCCACAAGAATTAATCGAACCATCACTCCAGCAAAGTACATACTCGTGAGGCCATACATGACAATAAATATCGTGGCATCTGACAGTCGCTTGAAACAGAAATAGAGGCCAGCTGGGAACAGGAAAAGGAGGATGTGGAAATCAAACATGAATGATGACCATGCTGTTGGCTGATGCTCAGAGACAGACGCAATTATTGGTATATGGTCCTTTGCATAGGTAGGATCAAGAAGGGAGTAAAACCGCCCCGTCCAAGGGGAGATGTAACCAGATGCAGTACCAATTCCAAGAGCCAAGGCTCCAACAGTAATCACACATGTAAGAGTAATTCGAAGGAATGACTTGAATAGTCTGGCATCATTCAGCAAGTATTTCACCCAATCCAAGAAGAAGAAAACCTGGAAAAGGAATATTTCCTTTTAGCACTCGTGTACATTTTAAGAAAGTACAGAAGACCTTCAACTAGAATCGATAATTAGGCAAAAAAAAATATTAAGAACCTGAATGCCATCTACAATTTCACTTTCACTAAAATTGAATCAAGATAAGCAACAGGCATCACAATACATGTGAGATGGATGTCATTTCAATAATCAAGTGTTGCCCAGTTTGCCTTTACTAGCCAGATACATACCCGACAGGCAAGTGTCCTAATGGAAACATAAGCAGAAACACTATCTAAAGATGCATAAAATGATACAAGTAGTATCTGATAATGTTGACAGAAATTATAGGAATCTGAATGCATTTTCCCAAATCAGTGATCTTGATGTATGCTGCAGTCAGCTTAACAATTTAAAGATCCTAAGCAACTAAGATGGCATTTACTTTGATCTCACCCTTCAAGTCAAGTTAGACTATTCTAACATGTCAGCCATCAAACCTTTCGGGTGTTTCAAATATCTGCTATGATTTAGCTAGTCTACAAATGGGTGTGCATTTGGTCTCAATTTCCAAATTGCATCAGACAAAACATAAGAGTGTCTGAATGAAATTTACCTGTAACAGGAAGAAAACTCCCATAGCGGCCATGTGCTCCCCAGACTGCACATGCTGGAAACCGACAAAGCGGATCTGCATCGCAAGCAGCATCCCAAGCACATACATGCAATTGTAGGCCACATAGAGTCTCTGCGAGTACCTCCCAGTGACAAGCAGCACGAGCACATAAAGCGGGATGAGATTGATAATGAACACGTAGCCTCCCCATGCCGACACCATGTAGAAGTACCCGAACGCCGAGGCAAGCGCCCAGGCAAGCGATCCCGTGTTAACGGCGCGCACGAAGAGGTAGAATGTGAGCAGCAGCGCGAAGATGGCGACGCCTTCATTGTCGTAGGAACCGGCGACGGAGCGGGAGATGTAACCCGGGACGATGGCGATgagcgcggcggcgacgagccCCGCCCCGGAGTCCCAGATCTCGCGGCCGAAGGCGTAGGCGACGAGCGTGGTGTTGGCGGCGAAGAAGGGCGCGGTGAGGACGCAGACCTCGCGGATGTGGACGGCGAGGGAGAgcgcgcggaggaggcggtggagcAGCGCCGCGGTGACCATGAGGCCCGGGAAGAGTGTTCCGCCCACGACGCGTCCGAGTGGGTACCAGCTCTCGGAGTCGAACCAGTTCCAGAACTCGCTGAAGCCATTCTCGGAGAGG
The sequence above is drawn from the Panicum hallii strain FIL2 chromosome 7, PHallii_v3.1, whole genome shotgun sequence genome and encodes:
- the LOC112899647 gene encoding dolichyl-diphosphooligosaccharide--protein glycosyltransferase subunit STT3B — translated: MATTALDFLPAPLRSLRLKTKQQELLLRVSALALIYVLAFAVRLFSVLRYESMIHEFDPYFNYRTTLFLSENGFSEFWNWFDSESWYPLGRVVGGTLFPGLMVTAALLHRLLRALSLAVHIREVCVLTAPFFAANTTLVAYAFGREIWDSGAGLVAAALIAIVPGYISRSVAGSYDNEGVAIFALLLTFYLFVRAVNTGSLAWALASAFGYFYMVSAWGGYVFIINLIPLYVLVLLVTGRYSQRLYVAYNCMYVLGMLLAMQIRFVGFQHVQSGEHMAAMGVFFLLQVFFFLDWVKYLLNDARLFKSFLRITLTCVITVGALALGIGTASGYISPWTGRFYSLLDPTYAKDHIPIIASVSEHQPTAWSSFMFDFHILLFLFPAGLYFCFKRLSDATIFIVMYGLTSMYFAGVMVRLILVAAPAVCLISAIAASATIKNLTTLIRTKSKSPQATSGKTTGSKAAAKGAVDQSLPFQHNAAIALLLGAFYLLSRYAIHCTWVTSEAYSSPSIVLAARGHNGGRVIFDDYREAYYWLRQNTPPDAKIMSWWDYGYQITAMGNRTVIVDNNTWNNTHIATVGRAMSSYEDEAYEIMQSLDVNYVLVVFGGVTGYSSDDINKFLWMVRIGGGVFPVIKEPDYLVNGEYRVDKGAAPKMLNCLMYKLCYYRFGELTTEYGKPPGYDRVRGVEIGNKDIKLEYLEEAFTTSNWIVRIYKVKPPKNRS